Proteins from a single region of Clupea harengus chromosome 5, Ch_v2.0.2, whole genome shotgun sequence:
- the LOC105897867 gene encoding rac GTPase-activating protein 1 yields MEAAPNLLNLLENMRAYADLVLSEGVEPQFLQMAVCFERCRGQWLRVEEELGGCREMLTKVEAERGALDVKLKHARNQVDVEVRRRQKAEAECEKLDRQIQLIRDLLVCEGSTSLQLNEEQRSALAFLNARTLTSNPNNSRRLCTIDESNSILSDISYDKTDDSLDWDSSAIRTVRLRKRQKRRSSRLHVEGPDGPKRSRSTGRKSEKANESIVAKTTLTVPANGGPIQAVSTIQSIPYRSHGHRDATQWDTDTTDCVSDAPSGPPSVVCTPTPKASVPLKSHAFVSKTVIKPETCMPCGKKIRFGKLSLKCQSCRLVAHAECRQRCPLPCKPTNSATPMKTAEGRLSDYVSSHGPMIPQLVIQCVGEIEQRGLHETGLYRISGSDRVVRDLKERIVRGGGSVPPLGRVDDIHVVAGLLKDFLRNLKEPLLTCRLNRAFMQAAEIGDEDNSIAAMYQTITDLPQPNRDTLAFLILHLQRVALSPDTKMDATNLARVFGPTIVGHSVPDPDHMTLLMDTQRQPRVVERLLSLPLEYWRQFVVEQENIPPGLHTPEQKVSILGPVTTPEHQMSKTPSSSSLSQRFKSTLSTPIFGSRSKPSVGFFSSPLLK; encoded by the exons ATGGAGGCCGCACCGAACCTGCTCAACTTGTTGGAAAACATGCGTGCCTACGCGGATCTGGTGCTCAGTGAGGGCGTCGAGCCGC AGTTCCTTCAGATGGCTGTCTGCTTTGAGCGCTGCCGTGGCCAATGGCTGCGTGTAGAGGAGGAGCTGGGTGGCTGCCGGGAGATGCTGACCAAAGTGGAGGCAGAGCGGGGGGCACTGGATGTCAAGCTGAAGCATGCGCGCAACCAGGTGGATGTGGAGGTCCGGCGCAGACAGAAAGCCGAGGCTGAGTGTGAGAAACTG gATCGTCAGATCCAGTTGATTCGGGATCTGTTGGTCTGTGAGGGATCCACCAGCCTGCAGCTTAACGAAGAACAGCGATCTGCTTTGGCCTTCCTGAATGCTCGTACTCTCACATCCAACCCCAACAACAGTCGCAG GCTGTGCACCATTGACGAGTCAAACTCCATCCTGTCAGATATCAGCTACGACAAAACTGATGACTCTCTG GACTGGGACTCTTCAGCGATCCGCACCGTCAGgctgaggaagagacagaaaaga CGCTCCTCACGCCTGCATGTGGAAGGTCCAGATGGTCCAAAGAGATCCCGCTCAACTGGCCGCAAGTCAGAAAAG GCAAATGAGTCCATTGTGGCAAAAACTACACTGACCGTGCCTGCTAATGGCGGCCCAATTCAGGCAGTGTCCACTATCCAGTCCATACCCTACAGAAGCCACGGGCACAGGGACG CTACTCAGTGGGACACAGACACGACTGACTGTGTCAGTGATGCCCCAAGCGGTCCCCCCAGTGTGGTCTGCACTCCCACTCCCAAAGCCAGTGTGCCTCTCAAATCCCACGCCTTCGTCTCCAAAACG GTCATCAAGCCTGAGACCTGCATGCCATGTGGCAAGAAGATCAGGTTTGGCAAGCTGTCTTTGAAGTGCCAGTCTTGCCGGTTGGTGGCACACGCTGAATGCCGTCAGCGATGCCCTTTGCCCTGCAAGCCCACTAACTCTGCTACCCCAATGAAGACTGCTGAG GGCCGTCTGAGTGATTATGTGTCTTCCCATGGACCTATGATTCCACAATTGGTCATCCAGTGTGTCGGCGAGATTGAGCAGAGGGGACTGCATGAG ACTGGTCTCTACCGTATTTCGGGTTCTGACCGCGTGGTGCGAGACCTGAAGGAACGCATTGTGCGTGGGGGTGGCAGTGTTCCCCCTCTGGGCCGTGTGGATGACATCCATGTCGTCGCTGGCCTGCTCAAGGACTTCCTACGAAACCTCAAGGAGCCACTGCTCACCTGCAGGCTTAACCGCGCCTTCATGCAAGCTGCAG AAATTGGCGATGAGGACAACAGCATAGCAGCGATGTACCAGACCATCACCGACCTGCCTCAGCCGAACCGAGACACGCTGGCTTTCCTCATTCTGCATCTGCAGCG GGTGGCCCTAAGTCCAGACACTAAGATGGATGCCACCAACCTAGCCAGAGTGTTTGGCCCCACCATTGTTGGCCATTCAGTTCCGGACCCAGATCACATGACCCTCTTGATGGACACTCAGCGTCAACCCAGG GTCGTGGAAAGACTCCTCAGCCTTCCTTTGGAGTACTGGCGCCAGTTCGTGGTGGAGCAGGAGAATATACCACCAGGCCTCCACACTCCAGAGCAGAAAG tgaGTATTCTGGGACCCGTGACCACCCCAGAGCATCAGATGAGTAAGACCCCGTCCTCCAGCTCGCTTTCTCAGCGGTTCAAGTCCACCCTCAGTACTCCAAT ttTTGGGAGCAGGAGTAAGCCATCCGTGGGCTTCTTTTCCTCTCCGCTACTGAAGTGA